In Sphingobacterium sp. PCS056, the following proteins share a genomic window:
- a CDS encoding DUF2625 family protein, which produces MMKTLKDLINKEEFGWGLVKTWMKGSKNNFEILPKNPKRADEELLRLQISTKSPVGAIVFETGGILIDHGWLRILGSGSTKLNRGIMEWNKGKTYVNEGEKGGYLFIADDIIGGYYAINAGELGDDIGKIYYFAPHTSTWESLACGYADFVNWSLNGDLDLFYQGYKWESWKQDIANVNGDQVYAHLTAEEQTSAQSSQRKLVPTEHQVKLALQAI; this is translated from the coding sequence ATGATGAAGACGTTAAAAGATTTAATAAATAAGGAAGAGTTTGGTTGGGGATTGGTAAAAACGTGGATGAAAGGATCGAAGAATAACTTTGAGATTTTGCCAAAAAATCCAAAACGTGCCGATGAGGAATTGTTACGCTTGCAGATATCCACGAAGTCTCCAGTTGGTGCCATCGTATTTGAGACAGGAGGGATCCTTATTGACCATGGTTGGTTACGGATTTTAGGTTCAGGTTCCACTAAACTCAATAGAGGTATTATGGAATGGAATAAAGGAAAAACATATGTCAACGAAGGAGAAAAGGGCGGCTACCTATTCATTGCAGATGATATTATCGGAGGATATTATGCCATCAATGCAGGTGAGCTGGGCGATGATATAGGTAAAATATATTATTTTGCTCCCCACACTTCCACTTGGGAAAGCTTAGCTTGCGGTTATGCGGACTTTGTCAACTGGTCTTTAAATGGTGATCTGGATTTATTTTATCAAGGCTACAAATGGGAGTCATGGAAGCAGGATATTGCCAACGTTAATGGAGATCAAGTCTATGCACATTTGACCGCGGAGGAGCAAACCAGTGCGCAGTCCAGCCAGAGAAAATTGGTTCCCACAGAGCATCAGGTCAAGCTCGCATTGCAAGCAATATAA
- a CDS encoding methyltransferase — translation MNKKIENPSVDQQLNWTLDPAYWNSKWQDNQIGWDIGYASPAICAYMDQYPNKDAQILIAGCGNAYEAAYLLEHGFKHITLIDFAPEAIKRVAAKFADHATVNVVCTDFFEHEGQYDLLLEQTFFCAIAPDRRADYVQKVSSLLKPDGRLVGVLFDQLFANPGPPFGGDLVSYQRLFAPHFILQTMEKCYNSIKPRAGKEVFINFLKR, via the coding sequence ATGAATAAAAAAATAGAAAATCCCTCGGTGGATCAACAGTTGAATTGGACTTTAGACCCAGCATATTGGAATTCAAAATGGCAAGACAATCAAATCGGTTGGGATATTGGATATGCTTCTCCAGCGATATGTGCCTATATGGACCAGTATCCAAATAAAGATGCTCAGATCCTGATTGCAGGCTGTGGCAATGCGTACGAAGCCGCATATCTACTTGAGCATGGTTTTAAGCATATCACTTTAATTGATTTTGCTCCTGAGGCAATCAAAAGGGTCGCTGCTAAATTTGCAGATCATGCAACAGTAAACGTGGTCTGCACAGATTTTTTTGAACATGAAGGGCAATATGACCTGTTGTTGGAACAAACCTTTTTTTGTGCTATTGCGCCAGATCGGCGTGCCGACTATGTACAAAAAGTATCCTCCTTGCTCAAGCCAGATGGTAGGCTCGTCGGTGTACTTTTTGATCAATTATTTGCAAATCCAGGTCCTCCATTTGGCGGAGATCTTGTATCCTATCAAAGACTATTTGCTCCTCACTTTATATTACAGACCATGGAAAAGTGCTATAATAGTATAAAACCCAGAGCAGGTAAAGAGGTTTTTATTAATTTTTTGAAAAGATAA
- a CDS encoding methyltransferase domain-containing protein — MNWNPEIYNQFKDIRYQPFYDLIAFITPEQQQQAIDIGCGTGEQTSILASKLKTAQFTGVDSSEAMLAESKQFVHDRLSFKEAATEDVVDSKEKWDLIFSNAALQWSDQHDVLFPKLIALLNPHGQIAIQMPMQSDNVLNQILLKLVDEEPFKSYLQSWKRESPMLSIDEYATIMFHGGLTHMQIIQKVYPILAEHAQDLLDFISGSALIPYMDRLQGDQKEEFIAEYKKRIELKFSQFPAMYAFKRLLLYGRKP, encoded by the coding sequence ATGAACTGGAATCCCGAAATTTATAATCAGTTTAAAGATATCCGATATCAACCTTTCTATGATTTAATTGCTTTCATTACCCCAGAGCAACAACAACAGGCGATCGATATCGGTTGCGGTACCGGCGAACAGACTTCTATTTTAGCAAGCAAGCTTAAAACGGCACAATTTACAGGTGTTGATTCTTCTGAAGCTATGCTTGCTGAGTCGAAACAATTTGTGCACGACAGATTATCCTTTAAAGAGGCTGCGACCGAAGATGTTGTGGACAGTAAGGAAAAATGGGACTTGATATTCAGCAATGCTGCTTTACAATGGTCCGATCAGCATGATGTACTATTTCCAAAGCTGATAGCGCTACTGAATCCGCACGGTCAAATAGCTATTCAAATGCCCATGCAATCGGATAACGTCTTAAATCAAATCTTATTGAAACTGGTCGATGAAGAGCCTTTTAAAAGTTACTTACAGAGCTGGAAAAGAGAATCGCCGATGCTGAGCATCGATGAATACGCCACGATCATGTTTCATGGCGGACTGACCCACATGCAGATCATTCAAAAGGTCTACCCAATCCTAGCAGAACATGCACAAGATCTATTGGACTTTATATCTGGATCTGCCTTAATTCCTTATATGGATCGATTGCAGGGCGATCAAAAGGAAGAATTTATTGCTGAATATAAAAAACGTATTGAACTAAAATTTTCTCAATTTCCTGCTATGTATGCTTTTAAGCGACTTTTACTGTATGGGAGAAAACCATAA
- a CDS encoding Hsp20/alpha crystallin family protein: MALIKFPTKSLNTDSVNPFVSTVFDNLFNDSFISDRLISRVPAVNISETEKAFRIELAAPGLSKSDFKINVDKKIITISADKKEESVSDEKLFSKREFNYTSFSRSFALPETVDHSNIDALYEDGVLVVTVGKKEDSIVAKRLIEVK, from the coding sequence ATGGCATTAATTAAATTTCCAACAAAAAGTTTGAATACAGATTCTGTAAATCCATTTGTAAGTACAGTATTTGATAATTTGTTTAATGATTCTTTTATTTCAGATCGATTAATCTCTCGCGTTCCTGCGGTTAATATTTCTGAAACAGAAAAAGCGTTTCGTATTGAACTAGCAGCTCCAGGACTGTCGAAGTCAGATTTTAAGATCAATGTGGATAAAAAAATTATCACCATTTCTGCAGATAAAAAAGAAGAATCAGTAAGTGATGAGAAATTATTTAGTAAAAGAGAGTTTAATTATACCTCTTTTTCAAGATCGTTTGCATTGCCTGAAACCGTAGATCACAGTAATATTGATGCGCTGTATGAAGACGGTGTACTCGTAGTGACAGTAGGTAAAAAAGAAGATTCAATTGTAGCAAAACGGTTAATAGAAGTTAAGTAA
- a CDS encoding acyl-CoA thioesterase, translating to MDKVFFRGQVLWAQIDPNRHLRHSAYADFCAQARSNMLNGIGLSLNQFAIHQIGPILFREELLYHREIHLDEEIYVEVELTQYNVTNSRFSFRHVVFKADGTKSATVIVDGAWLDLEKRKLTPIPNEWSNFIKKIPKSDDYVEINA from the coding sequence ATGGATAAAGTATTTTTTAGAGGTCAGGTACTATGGGCCCAAATCGATCCAAATCGACATTTACGCCATTCTGCTTATGCAGATTTTTGTGCTCAAGCGAGAAGCAATATGCTAAACGGGATCGGATTATCGCTTAATCAATTTGCTATCCATCAAATCGGCCCCATTTTATTTAGAGAAGAACTACTTTATCATAGAGAAATTCATCTTGACGAGGAGATCTATGTTGAAGTGGAATTGACGCAATATAATGTAACGAACAGTCGCTTTTCATTCCGACATGTTGTATTTAAAGCCGATGGCACCAAAAGTGCTACCGTAATTGTGGATGGGGCCTGGTTAGATTTAGAAAAAAGAAAGTTAACCCCAATCCCAAATGAATGGAGCAATTTTATCAAGAAAATACCAAAGTCGGACGATTACGTAGAAATAAACGCATAA
- a CDS encoding RNA polymerase sigma factor, with the protein MVKPDEQQFLKQIEKNKGAIIKVSRMYMDNLEDQQDLFQEIVMQLWRSYGSFRQESLFSTWLYRVAINTALMYFKKEKRRPDQHELTLDIDVEEEFDTERKEEQLRYFYQAVQHINPVEKALIFLFLEGQSHREIAVNLGISEVNARVKLNRTKEKLQQIIKTQGYEF; encoded by the coding sequence ATGGTAAAGCCAGACGAACAACAATTTTTGAAACAAATAGAAAAAAATAAAGGTGCTATCATCAAAGTGTCGCGTATGTATATGGACAATTTGGAGGATCAGCAAGATTTATTTCAAGAAATTGTGATGCAATTATGGCGATCATATGGTTCTTTTCGACAAGAAAGCTTGTTCTCGACCTGGTTATATCGTGTCGCTATCAATACCGCCCTCATGTACTTCAAGAAAGAAAAAAGAAGACCAGATCAGCACGAGTTGACTTTGGATATTGATGTGGAAGAAGAGTTTGATACAGAAAGAAAGGAAGAGCAGCTGCGTTATTTTTATCAGGCTGTGCAGCATATCAATCCCGTAGAAAAAGCATTGATTTTTCTATTTTTGGAGGGGCAAAGCCATCGTGAGATCGCTGTCAATCTCGGTATCTCTGAAGTCAATGCGCGTGTAAAATTGAATAGAACAAAAGAAAAGTTGCAACAGATTATTAAAACACAAGGTTATGAATTTTGA
- a CDS encoding ABC1 kinase family protein, which yields MMQNSAKKLQRSSHIISVLAKYGFRDILNRLPWNTNKTSLEIGIDVTNISVYRRIRMALEELGPAFVKLGQSASTREGLLPQELIEELRFLEDRVDPFTIDIRSYIEEELEINFDEHFSTIEPEPFAAASISQVYRAKLIDGQDVVVKVRRPQVDEVLKTDLSLMRDIARILVGYSEPLHNLNLPLIVDSFAATLIQEISLLNERYNIERFAKNFKGNDKITVPKVYPQISSDRILTMEFIDGVKVTDKDQLKSMGLDLEEIVDNGINLYLEQVIVHGFFHGDPHPGNLMVLPNGKLAFIDFGNMGKLLSIDRQNLEEFIQAAVSSNAVHLADTIEDVAIVSSIPDRARFERSLYEIFDLIDNVSLGDISLEFLFDKLWAIIGDNRLYFPEYIYQLIRGISLMEGIGRQLNPHLNIMKSIKPFANRIMRERMDPRYLFEKGKNKAFSFVRDIEKLPDDLRSLFRQIKLGNFTLNHHLISAKSFTQILRKGVNRIVIGIMVLSLNMLAGMVIIAHVEPKFLGIPIWAWVFLATSFSLSIYLFVAMVRAKNRD from the coding sequence ATGATGCAGAATTCAGCTAAGAAATTACAACGAAGTTCCCATATTATTAGCGTGCTAGCGAAATATGGCTTTCGTGATATATTAAATAGACTTCCTTGGAATACCAATAAAACTTCCTTAGAAATCGGGATAGATGTCACAAACATCTCGGTTTATAGACGAATTCGTATGGCTTTAGAAGAATTGGGCCCTGCATTTGTTAAATTGGGCCAATCTGCCTCCACACGAGAAGGGCTATTACCTCAAGAACTGATCGAAGAATTGCGATTCTTAGAAGATCGTGTCGACCCCTTTACCATAGATATCAGAAGCTATATAGAAGAAGAACTGGAAATCAATTTTGATGAACATTTTTCGACTATAGAGCCAGAACCCTTTGCTGCGGCATCTATTTCTCAAGTCTACAGGGCAAAACTGATCGACGGTCAAGATGTGGTGGTAAAAGTGAGAAGACCTCAGGTTGATGAAGTCTTAAAAACAGACTTGTCCCTCATGCGTGATATCGCCCGCATATTAGTGGGGTACAGTGAACCGCTACATAATCTCAACTTACCTTTGATCGTTGATTCCTTTGCTGCGACTTTAATACAGGAGATTTCTTTATTGAATGAGCGGTATAATATCGAACGATTTGCTAAAAATTTTAAGGGCAATGATAAAATTACTGTACCCAAAGTTTACCCTCAGATAAGTTCCGATCGGATTTTGACCATGGAGTTTATAGATGGTGTGAAAGTGACCGATAAGGATCAATTGAAGTCCATGGGCCTGGATCTGGAAGAGATCGTGGATAATGGTATCAATCTTTATTTGGAACAAGTGATCGTACATGGTTTTTTCCATGGAGATCCTCATCCCGGTAACTTAATGGTGCTCCCCAATGGAAAACTGGCCTTTATTGATTTTGGAAATATGGGCAAATTGTTGTCTATCGACCGACAAAACTTAGAAGAATTTATCCAAGCTGCGGTTTCTTCCAATGCTGTCCATCTCGCAGACACCATAGAAGATGTTGCTATTGTAAGTAGTATTCCCGATCGTGCCCGTTTTGAACGCTCGTTATATGAGATTTTTGACCTTATTGATAATGTTTCGTTAGGCGATATCAGTCTAGAGTTTTTATTTGATAAATTATGGGCGATCATAGGTGATAACCGGCTTTATTTTCCAGAATACATCTATCAATTAATCCGTGGTATATCATTGATGGAGGGTATCGGTCGCCAGCTCAATCCGCATCTAAATATTATGAAAAGTATCAAGCCATTTGCCAACCGTATTATGCGGGAGCGGATGGATCCGAGGTACCTGTTTGAAAAAGGAAAAAATAAAGCCTTTTCATTTGTTCGTGATATTGAAAAACTACCGGACGATCTCAGAAGTTTATTTAGACAGATCAAACTCGGTAATTTTACCCTCAACCATCATTTGATCAGCGCCAAGTCTTTTACTCAAATATTGAGAAAGGGAGTCAATCGGATCGTCATCGGTATTATGGTTTTATCCCTCAATATGCTGGCTGGGATGGTTATAATAGCACATGTCGAACCCAAATTTTTAGGCATTCCCATCTGGGCATGGGTATTTTTAGCAACTTCTTTTTCGCTGTCCATTTACCTATTTGTCGCCATGGTCCGTGCCAAAAATCGAGACTAG
- a CDS encoding SDR family oxidoreductase, translating into MIDINLENKKALVGASSGGIGCAIAQQLALHGASVTLMARNEDKLKIALATLDRSRGQTHRYLVVDFNNFEEYKIAISHYFNDHVVDILINNTHGPKAGTIAAQSLEDYQRAFDLLFKTHCYTTELALPHMKNKGFGRIINVSSLTVKEPMSNLVLSNTVRTALMSWSKSLAKDVAADHITVNSILTGLFDTARIQSLTQMDADRLDISYDEALALRLKQVPMNRLGKPEEYGYLVAFICSQYANYLTGSNIPLDGGMLNGF; encoded by the coding sequence ATGATAGATATCAATTTAGAAAATAAAAAAGCATTAGTTGGAGCCAGTTCTGGAGGAATAGGCTGTGCTATTGCGCAGCAGCTCGCCTTACATGGCGCTTCGGTAACCCTAATGGCTAGAAATGAAGATAAATTAAAAATAGCATTAGCCACCTTAGATCGCAGTAGGGGACAGACACATCGTTATCTTGTTGTTGATTTTAATAATTTCGAAGAATATAAGATCGCCATATCTCATTACTTTAATGATCATGTGGTTGATATTTTAATCAATAATACCCATGGACCAAAAGCAGGGACCATTGCTGCACAATCCTTAGAAGACTATCAGCGTGCGTTTGATCTGTTGTTTAAGACACATTGTTACACCACCGAGTTAGCATTGCCCCATATGAAAAATAAGGGATTTGGTCGTATTATCAATGTATCCTCGTTGACGGTAAAAGAACCGATGTCCAATCTGGTTTTGTCCAATACAGTCCGTACAGCATTGATGAGTTGGAGTAAATCATTGGCAAAGGATGTCGCAGCAGACCATATTACGGTGAATAGCATATTGACAGGTCTTTTTGATACCGCGCGTATTCAGTCGTTGACACAGATGGATGCCGACCGTCTCGATATTTCATACGATGAAGCTCTGGCTTTGCGGTTGAAGCAAGTACCGATGAATCGATTGGGTAAACCAGAAGAGTATGGTTACCTCGTAGCTTTTATCTGTTCTCAATATGCCAATTATCTCACCGGATCAAATATCCCTCTAGACGGCGGGATGTTAAATGGCTTTTAA
- a CDS encoding YceI family protein yields MMNNFFKIVVAAALMINGAVAQVKWTADPAHTNARFDVNHLGISFVDGEFTKVSGTIDAPNKENFNNAKIDFTIDVNSIDTRVDARDGHLKSDDFFSAEKYPTMKLKSVSFKPGKKGKYVLIADLTIRDVTKQVTFEVTQNGGIITDPWGKTRAGFTAKTTINRFDFGMKYNDKLPSGVEAVSANVAITVNTELVLN; encoded by the coding sequence ATGATGAATAATTTTTTCAAAATTGTAGTAGCTGCAGCCTTAATGATCAATGGCGCCGTAGCACAGGTTAAATGGACAGCAGACCCTGCACATACGAATGCCAGATTTGATGTCAACCACCTCGGTATTAGTTTTGTTGATGGTGAATTTACCAAAGTTTCGGGCACAATCGATGCTCCTAACAAAGAAAACTTTAATAATGCTAAAATAGATTTTACTATTGATGTCAACAGTATTGATACACGTGTTGATGCGCGTGACGGCCACTTGAAATCTGATGATTTTTTCAGTGCGGAAAAATACCCGACAATGAAATTGAAATCTGTTTCTTTTAAACCGGGCAAAAAAGGAAAATATGTATTAATAGCTGATCTGACCATCAGAGATGTGACGAAACAAGTGACTTTTGAGGTTACTCAAAATGGTGGAATCATTACCGATCCGTGGGGAAAAACACGTGCTGGTTTCACAGCTAAAACGACTATAAACCGTTTTGATTTTGGAATGAAATATAATGATAAATTACCTTCGGGTGTAGAAGCAGTATCTGCAAATGTAGCCATCACTGTCAACACCGAATTGGTCTTGAACTAA
- a CDS encoding Crp/Fnr family transcriptional regulator yields MEIFRAYIKKRISVTDEQLEQITSSYTSTHVKKKSFILRAGEICNFEGFVKKGCFKIFYLTPNGEEHILYFAIEEWWISDIASFNEQEPAQLYIQALEDSEVFIISKEQKEQLFLNCTQVERLFRIMAQRSQVASQHRIIAALGFTAQERYLDFIKRYPKIYPRISNLQLASYIGVTQEFLSRLKRQILKPGK; encoded by the coding sequence ATGGAAATTTTTAGAGCATATATTAAAAAAAGAATATCCGTAACGGATGAACAGCTGGAACAGATCACCTCCAGCTATACCTCCACTCATGTCAAGAAAAAGAGTTTTATTCTCCGTGCCGGAGAGATCTGTAATTTTGAAGGCTTTGTCAAAAAAGGTTGTTTTAAGATTTTCTACTTAACTCCTAATGGCGAAGAGCATATTTTATATTTTGCGATAGAGGAATGGTGGATTTCGGATATTGCAAGTTTCAATGAGCAAGAACCGGCTCAATTATATATTCAGGCTTTGGAGGACTCAGAAGTATTCATCATCTCCAAAGAACAAAAGGAACAGCTGTTTCTCAACTGCACGCAGGTTGAACGCCTATTTCGCATTATGGCACAGCGGTCTCAGGTAGCTTCTCAGCATCGCATCATCGCAGCACTGGGATTTACAGCGCAAGAGCGGTATCTGGATTTTATAAAGCGCTACCCGAAAATATATCCCAGAATTTCTAACTTGCAGTTGGCATCGTATATTGGTGTGACCCAAGAGTTCCTAAGTCGATTGAAAAGACAAATCCTCAAACCGGGCAAATAA
- a CDS encoding FkbM family methyltransferase: MRQSLINTLKKQYKILSGKITSFKIEHKCPHVWYGNSYGGFYVNPELLDADSIVYSFGIGQDTSFDDTLIQKHNCHVFGYDPTPKSIEWIAQRTDLSPKFHFHPVGLDNKTGITHFNLPKNKDHVSGSIINHPNVDEHNMVEVQMKSIVDIASENNHTYIDVLKMDIEGSEYCVIDSILDSSIQVKQILLEIHERFFDNGMEKTQLLLDSLHRHGYQIFGVSDTLEEISFIKVLD; encoded by the coding sequence ATGAGGCAAAGCCTGATCAATACGTTAAAGAAGCAGTATAAAATACTTTCTGGAAAAATAACATCCTTTAAAATCGAGCATAAATGCCCTCATGTATGGTACGGTAATTCGTACGGTGGATTTTACGTTAATCCCGAACTGTTAGATGCTGATTCTATAGTCTACTCGTTTGGCATAGGACAAGATACTTCTTTTGACGATACCCTGATACAAAAACACAATTGTCATGTATTTGGTTATGATCCTACCCCAAAGTCCATTGAATGGATAGCACAACGGACAGATCTTTCGCCAAAATTTCATTTTCATCCTGTTGGATTGGACAATAAAACGGGAATAACACATTTCAATCTGCCTAAAAATAAAGATCATGTATCTGGTTCTATTATCAACCATCCCAATGTCGATGAGCATAACATGGTGGAAGTACAGATGAAATCAATCGTCGATATCGCATCGGAAAATAACCATACCTATATCGATGTATTGAAAATGGATATTGAAGGATCGGAATATTGCGTGATCGATAGTATCTTAGATTCATCCATTCAAGTCAAACAAATTTTACTAGAAATACACGAACGTTTTTTTGATAATGGAATGGAGAAAACGCAATTACTATTAGATTCATTACACCGCCACGGCTACCAAATTTTTGGAGTTTCAGATACCTTAGAGGAGATTTCTTTTATAAAGGTCCTTGACTAA
- a CDS encoding YiiX/YebB-like N1pC/P60 family cysteine hydrolase, which translates to MKIQSVVLGILLILISSLGFAQHLKLTNLKNGDLIFVEAEQEHLSGAINRVTQRDTNSSFDHIGLLEYDQGNFFVLHASSKKGSIREGIDSFYQTQKKEHNHLVVYRLKEAYQHTIPEAITTAKLLLGKPYNWSYILNDSSFYCSDFIERAFRHGHIFQLEPMTFINPATGQIDSFWRDFYQKQGLEVPEGELGCNPNGLAASEKLVKIGDLTL; encoded by the coding sequence ATGAAAATACAATCCGTAGTTTTAGGTATTTTATTGATTCTGATCAGCTCATTGGGTTTCGCCCAGCATCTGAAACTGACCAACCTTAAAAATGGTGATTTAATTTTTGTCGAAGCCGAACAGGAGCATTTGTCTGGTGCCATCAATCGGGTCACACAACGTGATACAAATAGTTCTTTTGACCATATTGGACTCTTGGAATATGATCAGGGCAATTTCTTTGTCTTACATGCAAGTTCCAAAAAAGGATCTATCCGTGAAGGGATTGACAGTTTCTACCAGACTCAAAAAAAAGAGCATAACCACTTAGTGGTTTACCGTCTAAAGGAAGCGTATCAACATACGATACCAGAAGCCATTACCACAGCAAAACTGCTGCTGGGAAAACCGTACAATTGGAGCTACATCTTGAACGATAGCAGTTTTTACTGTTCCGACTTTATCGAGAGAGCTTTTCGCCATGGGCATATTTTTCAATTAGAACCCATGACTTTTATAAACCCAGCGACAGGTCAAATCGACAGTTTTTGGAGAGATTTTTATCAGAAGCAGGGACTGGAAGTGCCTGAAGGAGAATTGGGTTGCAATCCCAACGGACTGGCGGCATCGGAAAAATTAGTAAAAATTGGCGATCTCACGCTGTAA
- a CDS encoding glutathionylspermidine synthase family protein codes for MKLKKLTIDPNWKSRLTAIGYGYHTDNDEPYWIEDYYYEITNSEADSIYQATAEVWDMCLKAVEHVMANKLYHLFHIPSHMVHHIEQSWENESPSIYGRFDFAYDSVKRKLKLLEFNADTPTSLFECGIVQWNWKNHYFSESTDQFNSVHEQLIASWKEIKPYLKGDVLYFSCAKETLEDLTNVEYLRDTAIQAGIQTQLIYIDDIGWNGHAFIDLEGESITSIFKLYPWEWMVHEEFGHHIVNDIHRTQWIEPSWKMILSNKAILPILWELFPHHPNLLAAYFEPQRTLKNYIKKPILSREGANIDLYYDKELIYATPGDYGQEGYIYQELATLHKEESGFSIIGSWIIGQEPCGISFRESTMPITTDKSRFVPHIIKH; via the coding sequence ATGAAACTCAAAAAGCTCACGATCGATCCCAATTGGAAATCCAGATTGACTGCCATTGGATATGGTTATCATACGGACAACGATGAACCCTATTGGATCGAGGATTATTATTACGAGATCACCAATAGCGAAGCGGATTCCATTTATCAAGCAACGGCCGAAGTGTGGGACATGTGCCTCAAAGCGGTTGAACACGTGATGGCCAACAAGCTATATCATCTCTTTCATATTCCCAGTCATATGGTACACCATATCGAACAATCGTGGGAAAATGAATCTCCCTCGATTTATGGTCGCTTTGATTTTGCATACGACTCGGTCAAAAGAAAATTGAAGCTGTTGGAATTTAATGCCGATACACCAACCTCTTTATTTGAATGTGGAATCGTCCAATGGAACTGGAAAAATCATTATTTTTCTGAATCCACCGATCAGTTCAACAGCGTACATGAGCAGCTTATAGCGAGCTGGAAAGAGATCAAACCCTATCTAAAAGGAGATGTACTTTACTTTTCATGTGCGAAAGAAACATTAGAGGATTTGACCAATGTCGAATATTTGAGGGATACCGCTATTCAGGCAGGTATACAGACACAATTGATTTATATCGATGATATTGGTTGGAATGGTCATGCTTTTATAGATTTGGAGGGTGAATCGATTACCTCCATTTTTAAGTTATATCCCTGGGAGTGGATGGTTCATGAAGAGTTTGGCCATCATATCGTAAATGATATCCATAGAACACAATGGATAGAACCTTCATGGAAAATGATCCTTTCCAATAAGGCGATTTTACCCATTTTGTGGGAATTGTTTCCGCATCACCCCAACTTATTGGCTGCCTATTTTGAGCCCCAGAGAACGCTTAAAAATTACATCAAAAAACCGATCTTATCGAGAGAAGGTGCCAATATTGATCTCTACTATGATAAAGAACTGATCTATGCGACGCCAGGGGATTATGGACAGGAAGGTTATATTTATCAAGAATTAGCTACTTTACACAAAGAAGAATCTGGTTTTTCTATTATAGGAAGTTGGATTATTGGGCAAGAGCCCTGTGGAATCAGTTTTCGGGAGTCTACGATGCCCATCACAACGGATAAAAGTCGATTTGTACCACATATCATCAAGCATTAA
- a CDS encoding Fic family protein codes for MNYISVSEFAKKWSIPERTIRNYCAIGRIKGAFLTGKTWNIPEDALISEKGRKKKISDNILLNHLKEQKQMKLKGGIYHRTQIDLTYNSNRIEGSKLTHDQTRYIFETNTIGASTESVNVDDIIETTNHFRCIDFIIDKGKTKLTESLIKELHYLLKSGTSDSRKDWFNVGEYKKLPNEVGGNETCPPKEVSIKMKELLSRYHDIEKKTFEDIIDFHYKFEVIHPFQDGNGRIGRLIMFKECLANNIVPFIIDEEIKLFYYRGLQEWTNIKEYLLDTCLTAQDHYKTILQYFEIEFQ; via the coding sequence ATGAATTATATTTCAGTAAGTGAATTTGCGAAAAAATGGAGTATTCCAGAAAGAACTATTCGTAATTACTGTGCTATAGGCAGAATTAAAGGAGCATTCTTAACTGGTAAAACTTGGAATATTCCAGAGGATGCTCTGATATCTGAAAAAGGGCGTAAGAAAAAAATCAGTGACAACATTTTACTCAATCATCTGAAAGAGCAAAAACAAATGAAGCTGAAAGGCGGAATTTACCATCGTACACAGATCGATTTAACTTATAATTCGAATCGTATTGAAGGTAGTAAACTAACCCACGATCAAACTCGATATATCTTCGAAACCAACACCATTGGAGCATCTACAGAAAGTGTTAATGTCGATGATATTATAGAAACAACAAATCATTTTCGCTGTATTGACTTCATTATTGATAAAGGTAAAACCAAGCTGACAGAATCTTTAATTAAAGAATTACATTATCTTTTAAAGTCAGGTACTTCCGATAGTCGAAAAGATTGGTTTAATGTTGGTGAATACAAGAAACTTCCGAACGAAGTTGGGGGCAATGAGACTTGCCCTCCAAAAGAAGTTTCAATAAAAATGAAAGAATTGCTTTCACGTTATCATGATATTGAAAAGAAAACTTTTGAAGATATTATCGATTTTCATTATAAATTTGAAGTAATCCATCCTTTTCAAGATGGTAATGGTCGTATTGGTCGTTTGATTATGTTTAAGGAATGTCTAGCCAACAATATTGTTCCATTTATAATCGATGAAGAGATCAAATTGTTTTATTACAGAGGCTTACAAGAATGGACAAATATAAAAGAGTATTTATTAGATACTTGTCTTACCGCTCAGGATCATTACAAAACTATTCTTCAATATTTTGAAATTGAGTTCCAATAA